The segment ACAAAGAAGGTAACCaattgattataaatatttatttttttcaaattaaaattgattgaaccaagtttagggtttagctaatcatttttgtttgttctgTTTTGAAATCATAGTTGAGGATGGACATGTGAAGCGTTGCCATGATGATGACATACAGTCCAATATACTTGAAGTAGTTGGATCAAACATACAGTCTACATACATCACATGCCCCGCTGATCTTTCCGCAACTCTTGGTATCAAACTACCCTTTCTGGTATTGGTtgtgaagaacatgaagaagtATTTCTCATTCGAGATTCAGATTCTTGATGACAAGAATGTGCGCCGGCGTTTCCGAGCTTCTAACTTTCAAGTACGTTTTGTCTTGTCTTCCCCCCTTGTTTCATTCAGTCTCTGAATCCTTTATTGATGTCTTGGGTTGTTGAATGTTTGGTTTTGTAGTCTGTGACTAGAGTAAAGCCATATATATGCACAATGCCATTGAAGATGGATGAGGGATGGAATCAGATCCAGCTGAACTTGACTGATCTTACTAGGAGAGCTTATGGGACTAATTACGCCGAGACTTTGCGAGTTCAGGTTCATGCTAACTGCCGTCTCAGAAGGATATATTTTGCTGATCGTCTCTACTCGGATGAAGAGCTTCCTCCAGAGTTCAAACTCTATCTCCCAGTGCAGGTCAGATATTAGATACTACTCTTCTCTCCTTGGATGACTCATTTTTACTTACAAGACTCCCTTTTGTTCGACTGCAGAAAGCATGAGCGTGTTCCTGCCCCCTTGTCGTGGAAGCTACTTTTAGATAGACCTAGAGCGTCTTAGGTTAGGTGAGAGTTTCAGGATGGCTTGTAGCATTCACAGCATTTGGAATTTGCCGTACCTTGAGCAGCTTGGCTTTGATAAATTATGTTTGTTGTGTCTTTATGAAATGGGATCATATACGCTTAAGATTTTCAATGAGTATTGTACATGACTGAATCATATCATTCATGATTGTGTGCTAATTTTGAGGAAACAAACATTCAAATGGAATgcaaattcaaatttatttgagAGGAGTTAATGCCACATCAAGCCGAGAACACAATTATAGATATGGGTAAACTGCAGGATCTTTTTATAACATACAGAAGGATGTTTTACTGGCCAATGACCCGCTTGGCCCCTTCTAAGGTGTTCTTGAGCAGCATTGCCACTGTCATTGGGCCTACACCACCAGGGACCGGAGTTATGAAGCCTGCAACTTTAGAAGCTTCGGCGAAATCAACATCTCCAACCAACCGGTATCCAGATTTCCTGCTCGGGTCGCTGACTGCGTTAGTTCCAACGTCGATCACTGCAGCCCCTGGTTTTATCCAGTCTCCCTTGATCTGAAAATGTCAAAGACGAGAGTGGTTTTTGAATTTGATGAAAATTATTCACATTTGTCTCTACTCAACTACTGGATTATCTTCCTAAAGAAGAGTCAGAAACAATCACCATGCAGGCCTGTCCAGCTGCAGCAATAACGATGTCAGCTTCCTTTATGATAGCCTCGGGATCTTTGGTGTGAGAATGTACAGTAGTAACAGTAGCATCAGCCTTGAGCAATAGAAGTGAAACGGGCAAACCAACAATGTTACTCCGACCTACAACAACAGCTCGTTGCCCCTTAATCTTTATGCCACTCCTCACCAAGAGCTCCAGACATCCCTGCACACAAGAGACTCACTCACCTCATCAATTAATTATCCATGAAGAAAAGAAGTCAGTATGCAAAAAGAAGGAAGGAGCAGTAAAGTACCTTAGGGGTGCATGGAAGGAAGAGGGGTTCTCTGCCTTTCATGGCTAGCTTACCAATATTCAAAGGATGGAATCCATCTACGTCTTTATCAATGCTGATAGCCCCCAAAACATTCTCCTCATTGATATGTTTCGGCAATGGGAGTTGAACTAATATACCTGCAAATAAATTTCTACAGCTCAGTAATGAAACAGACAAAAGTTAAAAAGTAAAGTATAACCGACCATGGACTTGGGGATCTGAATTGAGTTGATGAACTTTGGTTATAAGCTCAGCTTCAGGAACATCTTCAGGTAGGTCCACATCAAATGACTTGATCCCAACCTCAGCGCATGCTTTCCTCTTCATATTCACATAAGTCTGTGAATCTTTCCGTACACCAACTATGACAACCGCTAGTCCTGGGACCTGCAcgaagggaaaaaaaaaaagactccaTTCATTCTTGTGCTTTGTTACAATGTGATCAGAAACTCGGTTGAAACATTATGAATAACACACATTTCAACTGTTTATAAtgatattaaacatatataaacttAGCACACAAACTCAATGATATTAAGACAGAAAGTATGCTACTTGAGGTAACCAAGACTAGAGAATGCTAGAGTCAGACACAAAAATTTAATGTTCTCATGAATAGAAGTAACAAACGCAGACGCAGTTTCAAAACGATTCAACAGAAATATAGCGTTTACATTTGAGCTTTGTTTAAGCTAGTTCAGCCTAAGATGTGTGATCATCGCTTCGCTCTTATATTGAACCTTAAAGCTAATCACTTTACACGATCAATCACGCTTAGCAGACAAATTGTATCTTTGAGTGATAAAACTGTGAAAATTGACTACCTTGCCGTGTTTCTCAGATAAAAGGCGAACTTCGTCGGCGATCTCTGATCGGATGGTATGAGCAATCGCCTTTCCATCGATTATCTTCGCCGTTGGTGACGCCATCTAGTCGGAATCTCCCTCTCTATGTCTGGTCAGTACAACTCTCAGGTAGTGTCTGTCTATCCACCTGTCAAAAGATAACGACTTTTTATATCTGAATCTATCCGCGAATAGGAATATTCCTACTCATGCAACCAAACGTTATCTAAATTTCCGCGAAATCGAACCAAACAAGAAAACGACGTCGTGTGCAGGGTGGGCCGGATCGTAACTTACGCGAGGCTTTATCGAGGTCACGAAAACCCAAATCCGTTTGTATTAACACCCCACGCCGTAACGGCGAATCTATTACCCTCCCAGCGTTTTCCGGGACAGTAAAAGAAGATTTCTTATGGCGGTTAATCGGGTCACAGAGGTGTACGTGTCGCCACATCAGTGGTCAACAGTGCGCGTATATTAAATTGTATACTCacgtgtgtgtatatatacatagaCTTGGTGTTGTTTTCCCGCGCGAGATTAAATTTCTTCTTAGGGTTTGAAGCAGAGAGAGAGCGTTACGTAGATATCTCTCACACCGTTTCTTCTTTAATTCGTCTCGATTTAAGGCGGAGGCGTTAGCAGTGAGAGAGCTCTTAAATTTCGGATCTTTCTGTTCAGCTTTTTAACCAGCGACGTTTTGGTTTTGGGATCTCTGTGATTACTACAGAAACATATGTAAGATCTTTTCTCTTGTACCTAgctttttgaattttatattttgagtaaagcttttgaattttaatttggGTTTGGATTTTCGTAATTTTTTAATGGATTCGATTGGAAATTCGAGATTTttcttgaataaaaaaaaattcaaaatttcgaCAGAATTAGGGGGGAAATCTTCTTCAAGTTCAATTTGTGTGATTAATTAGGGTTCCTATTGAAGTTCAATTTGTGTGATTAATTCTCCTATTAACGCATCATATCCCCTAAAAagtactttatttttatttttcagtgTATTGAGAGGGAACGATTAGTTGCGTTTGCGAGCATGGAAGAAGTTGAGCCTCCACTGACACCACCACCCAATGACTCTAATGGAAATAGAAGTGAAGCATCTCTCTTGGACTTATGCCAGgttctttgtttgatttttaatgttgtatatttatatcataCACAATGAACTTGAAGAATATTCAGCTCTAATCCCCctttaatctaatttgatttttgCAGAAGGTTCTGTCTCTTGAGAGTAGCATTTGCGTTGAAGCTTTGAATTTGTTTGCAGAAACCAAACTGATTTTGTCAACAAACATGGCTGACATTGGAAGTGGAACGGTGATAATATACACTTTtgtctctcttctttttctccttttatCAGTATTATGATTAATTCTTTGTTGTTATGCTTATTAGGCGGAGGAAGTGGAGAGGTTCTGGTTTGCGTTTGTTCTCTACTCAGTGAAGATGCTTTCTGTGAGAAAACAAGTGGACGTCCACCAGTCAATGGCTGGTGGTAATGGTTTTAATCTATGTCAGATACTAAGGGCTCTAAAGCTCAAGTACGTAATCCCAATTTCTTCTTGcctttcttttaataatatatatttgttttgataaTATTCTTTGTTTATGTTTCAGTATTGTGGATTTCTTTAGAGAGTTGCCTCAGTTTGTGGTCAAGGCTGGTCCTGTGCTTTGTCAACTTTACGGTTCAGACTGGGAGAACAGACTTCAGGTACTGTCCTTACCtctttatatatagttttatgttgCATCAttgctaattttttttacttaatagGCAAAGGAGCTGCAGGCTGACTTTGTCCATCTTAGCCTTCTAAGCAGGTGAGTTTAGTTCATCTCCTGTCTTGCAGTCGTACCTCGTTTTTCTTTGTCCTGTGTGCATGATAGTGGTTGACATAGATATACACCTTCGTAACACCTTAATCTGAGAAGCAGACTTTCTCACTATGCAATGATCAGAATATGGGCTTGAATTGCTACTTCTATGTATGTGACTGACTCTTTTCTTGGTGACAGTTACTACAAACGTGGGTACCGGGAATTCTTCTTGACATACGACGCAAACGCAGAAAGTACCTCAGCAAACTCTGCTAGTTATTTGCCGGATAGTTACCGTTTTGGATGGTTACTCTTTCTTGCACTCCGAAACCACGCTTTTAGTCGCTTTAAAGACCTTGTGACATGCACTAATGGCCTAGTTTCTATACTGGTTAGTAAACACTCCCTAGTTTGTCCATTCATTACTATTTGTTATACTTTCGTTACTTGACAGACGCTTCATTTTCAAAATCAGGCTATTTTGATCATACACGTCCCTTGTCGGTTTAGAAATTTCAACATCCAAGACTCTTCACGCTTTGGTAAGTGTTTATTTTATTGTAGCCACTTGACCTTGTCGGATTGAATATATTTATCCCCTATTCTCATTTCTGTGATGAATTTCAGTTAAGAAAGATGACAAAGATGTAGACTTGATTGCATCGCTTTGCAAGATATATGACGCCTCAGAAGATGAGTTGAGGGCAATAATGGAGAAGACCAACAATTTGATAGAATCAATACTGAAGAAGAAGCACTCTTCTTCATCCGCATGCCAAACTGACAAGCTAAGAAGTATTAACCCAGGTTGGTCTAAGAACATTTTTTCCATTTCACATAGTGTTGTGAGTTGATTGAATAGCTACCtggtttttctataaaaatggAGTTTCGTTTTCAGATGGTCTGACCTACTTTGAGGATTTACTGGACGAGAGATCCATCTCAACCAGCTTGATCACACTAGAAAAAGATTACGCTGATGCAGTCTGTAATAAAAGCGAACTTGATGAGAGGATCTTCATCAATGAAGAGGATAGCTTGCTTGGATCTGGAAGCTTATCTGCAGGAGCTGTTAATATTACTGGCGTTAAGAGGAAAACTGATTCTCTGAGCTCACCTGCGAGGACATTTATAAGTCCACTCTCTCCTCATAAGTCACCTGCCGCTAAGACGAATAGTATTATTGGTGGTGGTAATAAGTTGACAGCAACACCAGTGAGGACAGCAATGACAACTGCCAAATGGCTCAGGACTGTTATACGTCCGCTTCTGCCGAAACCTTCTCCTGGGCTGGAACATTTCCTGAAATCATGTGATAGGGATATAACAAGCGATGTCACACGAAGAGCGCATGTAATATTGGAAGCTATTTTTCCAAATAGTTCCTTTGGTTACCAATGTGCAGGCGGAAGTTTGCAACCTGTTAACCTTATGGATGACATATGGGCAAAAGAGCGGAGATTAGAAGCTATCAAGCTATACTACAGAGTTCTTGAGGCAATGTGTAGAGCAGAAGCTGAGATTTTGCATGCTACCAACTTAAACTCTTTACTGACAAATGAGAGGTTCCATAGATGCATGCTGGCGTGTTCAGCTGAACTGGTTCTGGCTACCCACAGAAGCATAACAATGTTGTTCCCGGCTGTTCTGGAGAAGACTGGGATCACAGCCTTTGATCTCTGCAAGGTTGTAGAGAGCTTCATCAGATATGAGGATTCGCTGCCTAGGGAGTTGAGAAGGCATCTGAACTCTCTGGAGGAACGGCTGCTCGAGAGTATGGTATGGGAGAAAGGCTCTTCAATGTACAACTCTCTGATTGTTGCCAGGCCATCGCTTGCAGTGGAGATTAATCAGCTCAGATTACTAGCTGAACCGATGCCATCTCTGGATGCAATTGCAGCGCTTATTAACTTCTCTGGAGGACTAAATCATAATGCCTCATCTATCCAAATGCATGAAACATGTCCAGGTAATTTAGTTTGTATTCGTGTCAAAGCAGTTGAAACGCCTTATTGAACCTACTATTAATGGTGTGTGTGATTTTCTTACCAAATCTCTCAAACTTACAGGACAAAATGGGGATATTAAATCACCCAAAAGACAGTGTACTGATTACCACAGCATTCTAGTTGAGCGCAATTCCTTTACATCACCTGTAAAGGATCGTCTCTTGGCCTTTGGCAACGCTAAATCCAAGATGCCAGCACCTCCGTTGCAGTCTGCATTTGCTAGGTACATTTTGGGTCATTGTGGGAgttagtttggtttgatttatatCCATGTACTCGTTAAGTTTTAACTTTTTGGATATTTGTGTACAGTCCGACAAGGCCCAACCCAGGGGGTGGAGGAGAAACTTTTGCAGAAACTGGGATCAATATATTCTTCACTAAGGTAGCTGATCAATGCAATCTTGTGTGCTAAATGTCCAATACAACTTATAACTAATCGTTTGTTTGTCTTAACTACCATATTGACTACATGATGGTTTTCTACAGATTAGTAAATTGGCTGCTGTCAGAATCAACGGAATGGTGGAAAGGCTACAATTTTCTCAGGAGATAAGGGAGAGTGTATACCGTCTCTTTCAACATGTACTTGCTCAACGGACTTCTCTTTTCTTCAATCGACATATTGACCAAATCATTCTTTGTTGCTTTTACGGAGTGGCCAAGGTGAGTAGAGTACTTCATGGTCTTAAACTTTATGTTTTGTCTGTTTTATAATGGCTTATCTTCTGCTAACGCCTTTTTTCCATGAATAACCCCTCTAGATATCCCAAATGAGCCTGACTTTCAGTGAGATCGTATACAACTATCGGAAGCAACCACAGTGCAACCCGCTTGTCTTTGGCAGCGTTTATGTGGATTCTTTTCATTGTCGCCGTCAAGGGGTATTATTATATGTGAACACTTAACGTTAAGTTGAACTTGTTACTCTGTGAAGAAGACTAAAACTTGTGACAATGGCTTGTGTAACAGAGAATAGGGCCAGATCATGTTTACATCATCACATTCTACAACGACATATTTATTCCTGCCGCAAAGACGTTGCTGGTGGAGGTAGTTCCTGTAAGTAACGACCAGGCTGTGGAGGCCAATGATAAGCCTGAAGGTAGTTAAGAAATGTTAAGACGTGAGACTTTATCCATGAATCAGAACCTAAGCTAATTGATTGTCTTATATTGCATTTTACAGGTCATTGTCATGGATCCTCGAAAGTATCGGTGTTTCCAAGTGTTCCAGACATGTCCCCTAAAAAAGTATCGGCAGTACACAATGTTTATGTTTCTCCACTTAGGGGATCAAAGGTAAAGAGATCAAACTACTTAAAACTCTTCTTCACAGAGTAACCTTACCAGAGCCCTTATTTTTGACTAACCTTCCGTTGTACTGGTGAATTTGCAGATGGATGCTCTTATTTTACACAGCGCAAAGAGTTCCTATGCTTGTGTTGGAGAAAGCACACGTGCTTACCAGAGCCCTTCAAAAGACCTAACTGCCATCAACAACCGCTTGAACAAGTAAGTTTAAAACACACACATCTCTCATCAGCTTCTTCCATATATGCACAAGATTTGGCTAAAACCAACCCCTATATTGGTGtcacagcagcagcagcagcagcaacagcagCAAGCGCAAGAGGACGCTTAACTTTGACGTAGAACTGGTCAGCGATTCTATGGTAGCAAACAGCCTTCCCCTCAAAAACCAACAAAACCAAAATGGAAGTGATACGTCGTCCTCAGGTGGTGCATCCCTCAAAACTGAGCCACTACATTCATAGAGTTCTCTTCAACTATGCTATCTATCAACTGTAAATCCTTTCCCTAgagagttttttgtttttagctTTCTAGTCATCAAGTCAGGCTATGAGCCGCGATGGATTCCTTTTACTGTCTCTCTTtaacatttatcaataaaacaaatattattttacccTCATAATAAAAAGGAAGTTAATCCACATCCTTGCTGTAGATAAAAAATGGACGAAATGAGTATTACAATAACATTCATAGATTAAATATCTGAACTGGCCAACGACGCTTCTGACCCTTTGAGCTCACCCCTGTAGCCTCTAATGAGACGTCAATGCTGCGATGCTCAGACGCTCGTGCAACACTCACACGCAGATGGATGCTTGAGACTGGACTTTCTTCCGTTCCAATGGCTCCTCTTCTCTCAGCACCAGACAAAAGAGTGGCTGGTGCCAATGAGATTGGTTCTTGAAACGTTAAGACCGTCTGAGCCCAGTGTGTTGGAGGAGTGTAGGGTGATGTGGATAGTACGGTTGGGTTTTCCTTGCAGAACCTATTGGTGAAGCCTGTGTCAAACCACAACACAACACCGTGGCACAACCTAGCTTCTGTTTCTGAATCAATGGGCTCAAGCGTTGCTGTTGCTGTAAAATCTACTTCATCCGGCTTCATGGTAGCCAGGTCAAATGCCTACAAAAGGAAGAAACACATCAATTCAAAGGAAGTTGATTCTTAGATAGAAAGCAAATAAAGTTCGAGCAAGCTTTCAAACCTTGAGAAGGGCAGGCCCAGTCACTAAATCACGGTCCTCTATAACGTCAACAATGGGAATACGAGTAGTATCTTCAAGAATCTCCTTGCCAATTGAAGACATGTCAAAGCCATAGACATCTTCCCAGAAAGGAAGACTTGTGGCGCCTTTTCCAAATCCAGCAACAAACTTGAGATCCAAAGGAGGAGAACCAAAGGGATAAATAAAACTCATCAATATGATagcagaagaagaaacaaaaatttggagagaaagaaaaataacaatCACACCATTGTGGCTGTGTCAGGGAGGATTGCACCTCCAGGCTTCAACCACCGGTCTCTTGCATAGAGCACAGAAGTGAGCATTGACTCATATAGAAGGCAGTATCCCATCCATTCGCTGACCAACACATCAACACTTTGAGGTTGAATCTGTATGGAGTTTTCTAGCTCTTCAACCATTGAGTTTGCTACTTCAAGTACCCCATTATGCTCTTTATCATTAAACATTTTGTTATCCTTAGCAATCTattaggaaaagaaaaaacaatttcaaatgggAGAAGAgttaatataagaaaaataaagaaaacctttttttttgtaagtagAGAAAGCTAACCTTAGTTGCAACTTTGGCCATCTTCTCACTAGCTTCAACTGCAATTACCCTTGAAGCCCCAGCTTGAGCGGCAAAGAGACTACAGGCAAAGAAGACTGAATGTTTTAGTCATAACTGAGAGGCTTCCTGAAGAGAATGAGATGGCCACTATAGAGCACCTAACTAACCTCAATATTCCAGTTCCACAACCAACATCCATTACAACAGAGCCAGACAAGAGACTCGGATTCTTCAAAAGAGCATCCCTGTATGCTTCTGTTCTAACCTATAAATGAGAacaaaccaaaatgaaaaagcATCCAACAGTTGACAAACAGGCTCACATATCAGAAAATTGCATTTACCTTATCACTTATCATCTCCTTGTGAATCCCAAACGAACTATAAGATCCAAAATAATTCTCATTCACCTTCCTTACGTTCCTACCAACTAACCTCCCATCACAAACTCTAGCTTCTTCATCTTTCCCATTAACCACTACCAAACCATCCTTACAACTTCGTTTCAGGTCACTGCAGCTTGAGATAAGAGTAACACCCTTATTGCTTGACACAGAGCTTTCTCCTATAGCCTCAACGTCAATACTTAAATCCCCAAGCTTCTGCAAATCCTCCATCAAACCCTCTCTATCTAatccctcttcttcttcttcctcgtcatCAGCAAAGCTGTACAAAAGTGAATCCTCCTGCCAAAAGGGCTTCAGATACTTCTCATCATCCCAAGGAAAGTTCACATCTTTGACATCAACAGCTTTGTTCTCAGCCACCTAGTTTCATCAAAGGAGCCAActttatccaaaaaaaagacaaaaactttGTATAACAGGGAACACATAAAGTAATTAACCTGTGACCGAACATAGTTGATGAGCTTGAAGGAAGCGTAGAAGTCCAGCTTCAGCTCCTTTCTAACTCCGTGGAAGTCAAACCCGTGGCTCACAAGACAGTGCTCGAAGAGTAGAGCACAGGAAACGTAGTGAGAGTCACAGAACAAACAGAGGAAGTCAGATTCGGAGCCGTCACCGTCTTCCTCCataccagcttcttcttcccaGTCTCCCCAGTCTCCGTCTTCAGAGAAGTTCTCTTCTGTATCATCTTCATCGCTGTAGTTGTGAAGTTCGTCTTTAACCATCTTTGTTACCGCAGCAGCAGCCATGAGAGTGATAATAATATGTCAGACGGCGTTGAGTTCCTGAAGAGAGAGAGGGGTTTAAGAAGCGGAGAGACACAACCGGCGAAGGATTGGAGTAGTTAATGACGTTTCTACCCTTCTTCACAAAACCATTTGGTTCAATTAAATCATGACTTTAACCACAGAGTAAACCAAAATCTTATATTTACCGATTACGCCCATTTCGCCACTTAATGTTAAAACGACACCGTAGAATATCTGGAagttttttctttccttttctcaAATACTTTCGACAGAGTAAAGGACGTCCTACTGTTCGCGTGCTATATGGGCTATGGATTGGTTGAATTTAATTAAAGTTATAACTGTTGATTTGGTGGGTTGAGCCGGCCCGTGCAATCGTGCAACGCATGAGCAACTCATGAAAAAGCCCAGATAGCAAGCTATCTTGATGGGCTTTCTCCcttaaaaaatacaattaatatcGAGCGGGCCGATGGCCCACATATCAGatattaaactgataagaaCAGATACTACACTTGATCTTAGCCAAAAGGCCGAGAAAGGTATGATTAGGAAGTTGGGCTTCGCTTATCTTTTATAGCGCTAAGGTTATACCAACGTTTCTATATCTTACCGATGTGGGACATTTAGAAGGAGTTCAAGAACCGTCTATGTGAGCGATAATCAATACGACGTCGAGCCAGcagaaaaatgtaatttatcAATTAGGCCCCTCTTCCCATTCAATGGCAAAAACGACGTCGTTGActgtttctcttctttctcagCCTTTGATCCTTGGTTATTCATCTGAGGAAGAGAGAAAGATCCTCGCTTCAGCGATCAGATGGCGGCACCTTTCACGTTAAGGAAGATCGGCGTACCTCCGAACTCAGCGAACCTAACGGAAGCTCGCCGCCGTGTATTCGATTACTTCAGAGCTGCCTGTAGATCCATCCCTACAATCATGGACATTTACAATCTCCAAGACGTCGTCGCGCCTTCTCAGCTCCGTTTCTCAATCTCTGCTCAGATTCGTAAAAACGCTCACGTCACTGACCCTAAGGTACCCTCTCCTAATCAATTGAGCCCTTTTTTTTGCTTGTTATATTGCACTTTTGACTTGGCATCTATGTTTGAAAGTTGAGAGCTTTGGGGACTTAAACCTCCTGGGTAGTTGAGTCTTTTCGATGATAAAGTGTCTTTGTGTGTTTGTTGCTGGGTAGAGAGTTTCTCAGAGCGGAAAGGTGTGAGCTTTGGGGGACTTAAACCTTCTGGGTAGTTAAGTCTTTTCGATGATTTAAGTGTCTTCTGGATTGGGTGTTGGATAGAGTGTTACTGAGAGCGGAAAGGTGTGAGCTTTGGGGACTTTATCTTCTGGGTAATCGAGTCTTATCGATGATCAAAGTGTGTATTGTGTGTTGGGTGCTGGGTAGAGAGTTTCTTAGAGCTGAAAGGTGGGAGCTTTAACTACTCGTTTTACTTGTTACACATTGAATGCAACTTCTTGTGTTTGGATGCCAGTCAGTGATCATGGTTTATTGTTCTCTGTTGGCTCTTTTGGAATGCAATATATAGTGTTCGTGATGATAGTGTGGCTTCTTCTGCAGGTGATTGATCTTCTTCTATTCAAGGGAATGGAAGAGCTGACTGACATAGTGGATCACGCAAAGCAGCGTCACCATATCATCGGTCAATACGTGGTTGGTGAAGGGCTCGTCCAGAACACCGGAAGCAAGGATCAAGGAAAGTCTGATTTTCTCAAAAATTTCTACACCAGCAACTACTTCTGAACTCCTCATGTTTCCTTTTCGAGTTTCACCTAAAGCCTTTCATGACTTGAACAAGTCTTCTTCCCGCAAAATAATTAGACCTTTTTTCATTTGTATGAGTTTGGTCAAACCTCTCTCTAAGTTTTATCTGTGACAGTGTTTTTGCAGATATTGCTATGATTTAACTCTCAAATATAAACTGATATTGGTCTGTTTGATTAAACAATCCAAGTTCCTGAAAGTGTATCCCATCCTCTGTCATGTTGGTTTACTACGACCTTACACTGATGAATGAGCTC is part of the Raphanus sativus cultivar WK10039 chromosome 5, ASM80110v3, whole genome shotgun sequence genome and harbors:
- the LOC108861102 gene encoding uncharacterized protein LOC108861102, with product MFKNTFQSGFLSILYSLGSKPLQIWDKEVEDGHVKRCHDDDIQSNILEVVGSNIQSTYITCPADLSATLGIKLPFLVLVVKNMKKYFSFEIQILDDKNVRRRFRASNFQSVTRVKPYICTMPLKMDEGWNQIQLNLTDLTRRAYGTNYAETLRVQVHANCRLRRIYFADRLYSDEELPPEFKLYLPVQKA
- the LOC108861098 gene encoding bifunctional protein FolD 2 translates to MASPTAKIIDGKAIAHTIRSEIADEVRLLSEKHGKVPGLAVVIVGVRKDSQTYVNMKRKACAEVGIKSFDVDLPEDVPEAELITKVHQLNSDPQVHGILVQLPLPKHINEENVLGAISIDKDVDGFHPLNIGKLAMKGREPLFLPCTPKGCLELLVRSGIKIKGQRAVVVGRSNIVGLPVSLLLLKADATVTTVHSHTKDPEAIIKEADIVIAAAGQACMIKGDWIKPGAAVIDVGTNAVSDPSRKSGYRLVGDVDFAEASKVAGFITPVPGGVGPMTVAMLLKNTLEGAKRVIGQ